ACCGCCGTACGACAACCGGCCAGGAGCCCCTACGACAGCCATGGGCACGTTGCGACGCGCTGCGGGATCCTCGACCACAGGATGGGCTTCAGCGGCTGACCCGACGCCGGTACACGACGTAACCGACGGTCAGACCCACCGCACCGACGGCCAGGCCGGCTCCCAGCGCCACCTCGAAGTCCGCCGGCCCCGTGCTTCCGCCCAGGCCGCCCCTGACGCCCTGGGTGGGGAGGGGGGAGCGTGTGGGGAGCGGTGTGGGGACGGCAGCGTGGCGGCGCGGCAGGACCTCACAGGCGATGCCGTCGTGTCTGCCCCGGTCCTCGTCCAGGCGATCGTGGTCACCGGGGTCGCGGTTGAACTCCGCCTGCGCGTCTTCCTGGAAGGCGAAGTCGTTGCAGTCCATGTCGCTGTTGGCGTGGGCGATGTGGGCCGCCGGGCCGGCGGTGACCAGGACGGTGATGGCGGCTGTGCATATGGCGTGGACGCGTCTCTTCACGGGCGCTCCCTTTCGGTCCTGCGGTCTCGACGACCGTCATTGCGACCGTAGGGACGCCATCCGCTCACCGGCGCGTCCTGCTACGCCATACGACTGCTCCGCACCTCGGCGGTGCCCGAACGGCCCAACCCCGCGTGCTCAGTCCCTCTGCGGCCCGTACGCCGTCAGGAAACGGTCGCGGAACTTGTCCATGCCCCAGGTCGGCGCGTTCTCGGCGGGCTTGAGGCCGTCGGTCCAGTGCCAGTCGGCGATCCGGTCCAGGACCTTCTGGTCGCGGGCGACGATGGTGACGGGGACGTCCTTGCTCGTGTTGCCGGCGGTGACGGTCGGGACGGGCTGGTGGTCGCCGAGGAAGACGAGGACCGTGTCGTCGGTGCCGTAGCGCTCGACCCATTCGGTGAGGCTGTGCAGCGAGTACTCGATGGCGCGGCGGTACTCGGTGCGCACCCGCTCGGGGTCCTTCCAGACCTCCTTGGGGTCCGTGCCCTCCTTCTTGATCTGGTGGAAGACCGAGCCGTCGCCGAGGTCGTCCCAGTCGACCATGCGGGCGATGGGGGACCAGGGGTTGTGGCTGGAGGCCAGGATGATCTCCGCCGTGATCGGCTCGCGGTCCTTCTTGCCGTGCTCCAGACGCTGGAAGGCCTCCAGGCTGAACTGGTCGGGCACGGGCGTCCAGCTGAAGTACGGGCCGTGGTAGCCCAGGTGCTCGGAGTCGTAGATGTGGTCGAGGGCGAAGTACTTGCCCTCCGGCCAGGCCCGCCGCACCCCGGGCACGACGCCGACCGTGCGCCACGCGCCGGTCTTGCGGAAGTAGCTGTTCAGCGTGGCGCGGTCACTCGTGGTCAGACTCCGGTACCGCTGCTGGTTCTTGATCCAGAGACCGGACAGGAACGTGGAGTGGGCGAGCCAGCTGCCCGCTCCCGTCACCGGGGACTTCAGCCAGGCGCTGCGCGACTGGAACCCGGCCGCCTTGAGCGAGCTCGTCCCCTCCTTGAGCACCGCGTCGATCTGCGGCGCCATCGCCGGGTCGTCGATCGCGACCCGGCCGTAGCTCTCGATGAACGTGAACAGCACGTCCTTGCCGCGCAGCCCCGTCAGCAACTGGTCCGGCGGCGTCTTCGCGAAGGCGTCCACCGCCGCCTGCTTCTCGAAGACCCGTCCGTCCGCGAGGCCCGCGCGCACCTGCTCGATGCGGTTGTTGACGAGGTCGGCGTTGCCCTTGGTCGCGAGCGGAACGCTGGTGATCTGGATGTTCAGCGTCACGCAGGTGATCCACGCGGTGCCGAGGATCAGTGTCGTGCGGGCGGCGACGGCGCGATGGCGGACCATCAGGTTCGTCACCCGCACCATCGCGAGCGTCATGAGGACGAGCACCGCGACGACCAGGACGCACATCCCGACCACCGCTAGCACCTGACCGGTACGCCCGAACGACTCCCGCACGAACTCCGCCGCGTCGTCGAGCAGGATCCAGTCCAGGACCAGGTCGAAGGGGCGCGCCAGGACCTGGTAGAAGCCCATGTCCACGAACTTCAGGACGGTGAGCAGACCGAGGAGCGCGCCCGAGGCCACCGCCATCAGCCGCCGTGACCGCGTCGGCAGCGCCAGCAACAGGCCGGCGAGCAGGATGCCCTCGGCCGGGAGGCGGAAGAACGCCTCGGGGTTGAGCCGTTCGAGGCGGTTCGGCACGAGGAGGGCGAAGAGCAGCAGCACGCCGGCCAGGACCGTCGTTCCCACGGTGACGCCGCGTGCGGTACGGGGGTAGCGGCGACGCCAGCCGAACCAGCCGGGGGAGGGGGAGTCGGGCGGCTCCGCGGAGGGGCGGGCCGTCGTTTCGTCGGCCGTCTCGGCCGCGTCACGTGCGTCAGATGCGTCGGCAGCCTCGACTTCCTCGACTTCCTCGACTTCCTCGACTTCCTCGACTTCCTCTGTCGTCCCCGCTTCTTCCGTCTCCCGCGTTACTGCGTCTGTTGCCTCCTGCGACACCCGGAGGTCCTCCCGTGCGGTCTTGCGATGGCATGGCAAACAGCGCCCGAAGATCGGGCCTGCCCCCACGAGTACGTCCGCACGTCACCTTAGGTTCAATCGGACCTGCCCGGAATCCACCCGTCCGCCGCTGCCACCGCCGCCACCGCCGTCTCCCGCGCCCACCGGTAGTCCGCCTTGCCGCTGGGCGAGCGCCGGATCGAGTCCGTGATCACCAGCTGGCGGGGGATCTTGTACCCCGCGAGGTGGGAGCGGCAGTGGGTCTGGATGTCCGTCAGCGACGGCCGTACCGCACCCGCGCGCAACTGCACCACGGCCGCCACATGATGGCCCCACTTCGGGTCCGGCACCCCGGCCACCAGCACGTCGTACACGTCGGGATGGGACTTGAGCGCCTGCTCGACCTCCTCGGGGTACACCTTCTCGCCCCCGGTGTTGATGCACTGCGAGCCGCGGCCCAGCACGGTGACGACGCCCTCCTCGTCGACCGTGGCCATGTCGCCGAGCAGCACCCACCGCTCGCCGTCCTGCTCGAAGAAGGTCTCGGCGGTTTTCCCCGGGTCGTTGTAGTAGCCGAGCGGCACGTGACCGCACTGCGCGATCCGGCCCACCTCGCCCGCGGCGACCGGCTCGTGCGTGGCCGGATCGACCACCCGCGTACGGGAGTTGACGCGGATACGGAAGCCCCGGTCGGGCCCGGAGTCCTCGGTGGCGGTGCCGTTGAAGCCGGACTCCGAGGAGCCGAAGTTGTTCAGCAGCATCACGTTCGGGACCAGTGCCTGGAACTGCCGGCGCACCGTGTCGGACATGATGGCCCCGGACGACGACACGCTGAACATCGACGAGCAGTCCGTGCCCTTCATCGGCCCGCTGAGCGCGTCGACCAGCGGCCGCAGCATCGCGTCGCCGACCAGCGACACGCTGGTGACCTTCTCCTTCTCGATCGTGCGCAGAACCTCCTCGGGCACGAACTTGCGGTGGATCACAACGCGTTGGCCGAAGTTGAAGCCGATGAACGCGGTCAGCGTGGATGTGCCATGCATCAGCGGAGCGGTGGGGAAGAAGGTGATCCCGTCGCCGCCCGCCGCCACCCGCTCGGCGAGCTCCTCCGGCTTCTTCACCGGCTCACCGGTCGGCGCGCCGCCGCCCAGCCCCGAGAAGAACAGATCCTCCTGGCGCCACATCACACCCTTGGGCATCCCGGTGGTGCCGCCGGTGTAGATGATGAACTGGTCGTCCCCCGACCGCGCCGGGAACCCCCGCTCGGGCGACCCGGCGGCCTCGGCGTCCGCGAACGCCACGGCAGGCACGACCGGCGCGGCGGCCGCACCCGGCGCCACCTCGCCGACCCGCACCAGATGCCGTAGCCCTTCCACTCGCGGCAGCGCCGCCGCCACCCGGTCCGTGAACTCCGCCTCGAAGACCAGGGCCACCAGATCGGCGTCCCGGTAGAGGTACACCAACTCCTCTTCCACGTAGCGGTAGTTGACGTTGACCGGGACGATCCTGGCCTTCAGGCAGCCCAGTACCGTCTGCAGGTACTCGATGCCGTTGTAGAGGTGGAGCCCGAGGTGCTCGCCGGGACGTATCCCGCTGTCGATCAGATGGTGCGCGATCCGGTTGGCGGCCGCGTCCAGCTGCGCATACGTCAGGCGGCGCTCCGCGCCGGTGCCCGGGTGGTCGATGTGCACGAGCGCCTCGCGGCCCGGAACCGCGTCGACGACCGACTCGAACAGGTCGGCAAGGTTGTACTCCACCGCTCCTCCTGACCTCGCTCTCCACCGGCTGCCGGTCATCAGAGCAAAGGGCGGCACAACTGGGAAGGGTCCGCGCACAAGAAATCTGACTGCCTGTCAGAAAACCCTTGAAGTGCCCCGGCGCCTCCTGCAACCTGTTCTCGTTCTTTCAGAGGGGAGATGGGCGATGGGTGGGACGGAACACCTCACCGTGCGGCGCGAAGGCGCCACACTGGTGCTCACGCTCAACAGGCCGGAGGCCAAGAACGCACTCTCACTGGCGATGCTCGTCGGCCTGTACGACGGCTGGCTCGAGGCCGACGCCGACGACTCGGTCCGCTCGATCGTGTTCACCGGCGCGGGCGGCTCGTTCTGCGCGGGCATGGACCTCAAGGCCCTGGCCGGCAAGGGCATGGAGGGAGAGCAGTACCGGGACCGGCTGAAGGCCGACCCCGACCTGCACTGGAAGGCGATGCTGCGCCACCACCGCCCCCGCAAGCCGGTGATCGCCGCCGTCGAGGGGTACTGCGTCGCCGGCGGCACGGAGATGCTCCAGGGCACCGACATCCGCGTCGCGGGCGAGTCGGCGACCTTCGGACTGTTCGAGGTCAAGCGCGGCCTGTTCCCCATCGGCGGTTCCACGGTCCGGCTGCCACGCCAGATCCCACGCACCCACGCCCTGGAGATGCTGCTCACCGGTCGCCCGTACAGCGCCCGCGAGGCCGCCGACATCGGCCTGGTCGGGCACGTCGTCCCGGACGGCACGGCACTGACCAGGGCCTTGGAGATCGCCGAACGGATCAACGCCTGCGGTCCCCTGGCCGTCGAGGCCGTCAAGGCGTCCGTCTACGAGACCGCCGAACTGACCGAGACCGACGGCCTCGCCGCCGAACTCGCGCGCGGCTGGCCGATCTTCGACACCGCAGACGCAAAGGAGGGGGCCCGCGCCTTCGCGGAGAAGCGACCGCCCGTCTACAAGCGCGCGTAGCGCTGCGCCGGCTTGGGCCGGTTCAGAGCCGCGGGCCGTCCGTGGCTGGTCGCGCCCACGCGGCGGAGCCGCATATGTCACAGCCCCGCGCCCCTTACAGGGCGCGCCCCGGCACCCCCGACCTCCCAAGGAGGCACGCCCCCGATGCCCGAAGTCCTCAAAGCTCCCCTCGTCGTAGAGTTTCCCTTCACCCGCTCCCTCGGCCCCGTCCAGAGCGCCTTCCTCACCGGCCTGCGCGAACGCGTCGTGCTCGGGGTGCGCACCAGTGACGGCCGCACCCTCGTCCCACCCGTCGAGTACGACCCCGTCACCGCCGAGGAGATCCGCGACCTGGTCGAGGTCGCCCCCACCGGCACGGTCACCACCTGGGCCTGGAACCACGCCCCACGCCGCGACCAGCCCCTCGGCACCCCCTTCGCCTGGGCCCTGGTCCGCCTCGACGGCGCCGACACCGCCCTCCTGCACGCCCTCGACGCCCCCGGCCCCGACGCCGTGCACACCGGCATGCGCGTCCGCGTCCGCTGGGCCGAGGAACGCACCGGCGCCATCACGGACATCGCCTGCTTCGAGCCGTACGACGACAAGGGCGGCCGCGACGACCACGGCGGCGACGACAGCCTGGCCGAACCGACGGGCCGCACGGGCGAGTTCGAGGACCCGATCACCGGCATCGTCGCCTCCGCCCGGCTCGACTACACCTACTCACCCGGCCGCGCCCAGACCGCCTACATCAATGCCTTGGCCGACCGTCGGAACGTCGGCGAACGCTGCCCCTCCTGCCGCAAGGTGTACGTCCCCCCGAGGGGTGCGTGCCCCACATGTGGGGTCGCCACATCAGAACAGGTCGAGGTAGGTCCCCGCGGCACAGTCACCACCTTCTGCATCGTCAACATCAAGGCGAAGAACCTCGACATCGAAGTGCCGTACGTCTACGCCCACATCGCCCTCGACGGCGCCGACCTCGCCCTGCACGGCCGTATCGGCGGCATCCCGTACGACCAGGTGCGCATGGGCCTGCGCGTCGAACCGGTGTGGGCGGAGGGTGCCCGCTACCCCGACCACTACCGGCCGACCGGCGAGCCCGACGCGGACTACGACACGTACAAGGAGCTGGTGTAGATGACCAGGCACCTGCCGGTCAGGGACATCGCCGTCGTCGCCTTCGCGCAGACCGACCACCGGCGCACCAGCGAGGAGCTCTCCGAGGTGGAGATGCTCATGCCGGTCCTGCACGAGGTGCTCGCACAGACCGGTCTCAAGACCGCCGACATCGGCTTCACCTGCTCCGGTTCCAGCGACTACCTCGCCGGCCGCGCCTTCTCCTTCACCCTCGCCCTCGACGGCGTCGGCGCCTGGCCGCCGATCTCCGAGTCGCATGTCGAGATGGACGGCGCGTGGGCGCTGTACGAGGCATGGACCAAGCTGCTGACAGGGGACGCCGACACTGCGCTCGTCTACTCCTACGGCAAGTCCTCACCCGGCCCCTTGCGCGACGTCCTGACCCGGCAGCTCGACCCCTACTACGTCGCCCCCCTCTGGCCCGACTCCGTCGCCCTGGCCGCCCTCCAGGCCCAGGCCCTCATCGACGCCGGCGCCACCGACGAACCGGCGCTCGCCGCCGTCGCCGCCCGCAGCCGCACCGACGCCACCGCCAACTCCCATGCTCAGCTTCGCGGTTCGGTGCCGCAGGGGGAGTACGTCGTACGACCGCTGCGTACCGGCGACTGCCCGCCCATCGGCGACGGCGCCGCCGCCGTGATCCTCGCGGCGGGGGAGCGGGCCCGTGAGCTGTGCGCACGGCCCGCCTGGATCCGCGGCGTCGACCACCGCATCGAGGCGCACGGCCTGGGCGTGCGCGACCTGACCGACTCGCCCTCGACCCGCCTCGCCGCCGAGAAGGCCGGCGCCTTCGAACGGCCCGTCGACACCGCCGAGTTGCACGCGCCCTTCACCTCCCAGGAGGTCGTCCTGCGCAAGGCGCTGAAGCTCGACGACAGCGTGCGCGTGAACCCGTCCGGCGGAGCGCTCGCCGCCAACCCCGTCATGGCCGCCGGGCTCATCCGCATCGGAGAGGCCGCCGCCCGCATCCACCGGGGCGAGTCCGACCGGGCGCTCGCGCACGCCACGTCCGGACCGTGTCTGCAACAGAACCTGGTCGCCGTACTCGAAGGGGATCCGCGATGAGCAAGGAGCCCGTGGCCGTCGTAGGCGTCGGTCAGACCAAGCACGTCGCGGCGCGCCGGGACGTGTCCATCGCCGGGCTCGTCCGGGAGGCCGCCCAACGCGCCCTCAGGGACGCCGAGTTGAGCTGGGCCGACATCGACGCCGTCGTCATCGGCAAGGCGCCCGACTTCTTCGAGGGCGTGATGATGCCCGAGCTGTACCTCGCCGACGCGCTCGGTGCGGTGGGCAAGCCCATGCTCCGGGTGCACACGGCCGGTTCCGTCGGCGGATCCACCGCCCTCGTCGCCGCCAACCTGGTCGCGGCCCGTGTGCACGGCACCGTGCTGACGCTCGCCTTCGAGAAGCAGTCCGAGTCGAACGCCATGTGGGGCCTGTCCCTGCCGATTCCCTTCCAGCAGCCCCTGCTGGCCGGGGCGGGCGGGTTCTTCGCGCCGCACGTGCGCGCGTACATGCGGCGCAGCGGCGCGCCCGACACCGTCGGCTCGCTGGTGGCGTACAAGGACCGCCGCAACGCGCTGAAGAACCCGTACGCGCACCTCCACGAGCACGACATCACCCTGGAGAAGGTGCAGGCCTCGCCCATGCTCTGGGACCCGATCCGCTACTCGGAGACCTGCCCCTCCTCCGACGGCGCCTGCGCCATGATCCTCACCGACCGCGCCGGAGCCGCCCGCGCGCCACGCCCGCCCGCCTGGATGCTCGGCGGCGCGATGCGCAGCGAGCCCACCATGTTCGCGGGCAAGGACTGCGTCTCCCCTCAGGCGGGCAAGGACTGCGCGGCCGACGTGTACCGGCAGGCGGGGATCGCCGATCCGCGCCGGGACATCGACGCGGTCGAGATGTACGTGCCGTTCTCCTGGTACGAGCCCATGTGGCTGGAGAACCTCGGCTTCGCCGCCGAGGGCGAGGGCTGGAAACTCACCGAGTCCCGGGTGACCGAGCTCGACGGGGACCTGCCCGTCAACATGTCGGGCGGCGTCCTGTCCACCAACCCCATCGGGGCCTCCGGCATGATCCGCTTCGCGGAAGCGGCGCTCCAGGTGCGCGGACAGGCCGGGGACCACCAGGTCGACAGGGCCCGCAAGGTGCTCGGGCACGCCTACGGCGGCGGGTCCCAGTTCTTCTCCATGTGGCTCGTGGGCTCCGAGCCCCCGGACGCCTGAGCGGACTCCCCGGACGGCCGTGGAGACGACTTGGCAAAGGTCCCCCTCGCGTGGCCTGTCGACACTCGTAACCGATCGCTAGGCTGACCCGCGGACGACGCGAATCGGGAGGAGCACGGACGTGGCCGAGAGCACCACCATCCAGCAGCCGCCGCTCACGGGCTGGGACAAGCCGGAGCTCGACCTCAGCAACGCCGACTGGCACTCGAGCAGCCGTGGCCTGGGGGATGTCCAGATCGCCTTTGTCGAGGGGTTCATCGCGATGCGCAACAGCGGCCGCCCGGAGAGCCCTTCCCTGATCTTCACACCCGCCGAGTGGGGTGCCTTCGTGTCGGGCGCGAGGGAGGGCGAGTTCGACCTGACCTGACCGCGGTCTTCGGGCCGATCCGGGTCTGTTCCGCCCGTTTTTCCGGACACGCGACCTTGAGAACCCCCCTGGGGCCGAGGCCTGAGCCAGGCTGGCCCCGGGAGGGGGAAGGTCGTATCCGGAGGTGAGGAACCCATGAGCACCCTGCCGGTCATCGCGGCGGTCGACGGCTCGGACGACAGCCTGGTCGCGCTGGACTGGGCCTTCGAGGCAGCCCTGGTGCGCGAGGCGCCGCTGCGGATGGTCCACGTGCAGCAGTACGCCGCCTGGGCCAAGCCCGACATGCTGCCCGCCGGGCCACCGCGACCGGAGGACGATCCGGTGCTCGACCGCGTACGCCGGTATCTGGCGGGGCGCGTCGAGCGGCTGGAGACGGAGTACCTCGCCCTGGAGGGTGCCCCCGCCGTGGCCCTGCCCGAACTGGGCTCCGCCGCCCAGCTGTTGGTACTCGGTTCCCGAGGGCGCGGGGGCTTCGCCGGCCTGCTGCTCGGCTCCAACGGCATGGCGGCCGCACGCGACGCCGAGTGCCCGGTCGTCGTGGTGCCCAAGCCGGGACGCCAGGTCCATGACGGCATGCCGATCGAACCGGGACCGCGGGTCGTCGTCGGCCTGCAGGTCGACAGCCCCGACGAGGCCACGCTGTCCTTCGCCTTCGCCGAGGCCGCCCTGCGCGGCGCCCGACTCCAGGTCGTCGCCGCCTACGCGTGGCCGGCCCACCTCTGGACGGCGGCCCCCAGCCAGATCGTGCCGCCGCCCGTCGACCAGGACGCCGTCGAGAACGAGACCCGCACCCTCGCGGAAGGCTTCCTCGCCCCGCACCGCGACCGTCACCCCGACGTCCACGCCGAGCCCTACGTCGCCCCGGGTGACGCGGCAGGCCACCTCGTCGCCGCCTCCCGGGACGCCAACCTGGTCGTCGTCGGCCGCCACCGACGCCGCCTGCTGGCCCCCGCCCGCATGATGGGCTCGGTGACCCAGGCGGTCCTGCTGCACGCCGCGAGCCCGGTGGCCGTGGTACCGCCCGCGCCGCCGCAGGAGTGAGGGGGAGTGAGGGGGATGCCGGGGTGCGTCACGCGGTGGCGAACCAGGCCTCGGCCAGGGACGGCAGAGTTCCGTCGGCCGGTGCGCCCAACTCCCGTAGGTACCAAGGGAGATTGCTGTACACGTGCAGCAGGGTGTACGCGAGCAGCTCGGCCGGGGCGAAGGCGGTGCCGTACGACTCGGTGAGGCGGGCCAGGAGGCGCGGATCGCCGCGGGTGACGAACAGGCCCACACCGACGAAGTCGTAAGCGCGGTCGCCGATCATGGCCGGCTCGAAGTCGAAGAGCCCGGTCAGGCGCCAACCGTCGGGATCGACGAGCAAGTGCTGCCGCATGACCTCGGTGTGCAGCAGGGAGCGGTGCGGGGTACGCGGCAGCGGGACCGAGGCGAGGAACTCGGGGATCTGCTCCAGCCAGGCGGCCGGCAGACCGCGCTCGCGCTGCCGCTCCACGGCCCCCTCCCGCTGCCGGTCCACGAACGCGCCCCAGTCCCCGGGACCGAGGACGTCCTCGAGTGGCGCGGCATCCAGTGCGTGGAGGACGGCCAGCGCCTCGCCGATCTCGGCGACGAGCCGCTCACGGTCGGCGCGCGGCACGCGGTCCCAGGCGCCGGCCAGGTTCTCGCCGCGCAGCCGGGACATCAGGACGTACCGCCAGCCGTTCTCGTAGGGACCGGCGTCGTGCACGCGCGGCGTCGGGACGGGCAGCTGCCCCTGGACATGGGACAGGGCGCGGCCCTCGGCGATGCCGTCCCGGGCGGCGGCCCCGGGGAACAGCTTGAGGACGTGCTCGTCGCCCACGGCGTACACCGGCTGCGACCCGTCCGGGAACCGCGTCAGCGGGAGGCCGGCCAGACCCAGGCGGGCGCACAGGTCCTCCGCTCCGGCCCGCATCACTTTCTCGTCGGGGACGACGGCGTCCCATTCCTCGTCTGTTTCCACGGGGGGCAGCATGATCGGGACCGTAGGACGCGCCTCTGCCGGCAGGCAACGGAATTACGCGGCCGGCGACGGTTTCGCGGAGCAGCCGGGAAGTCCCGCCCGCGGGCCAGGGAGGAGCGTCCGAACCCATGCCCGCACGTCACGGAGCAGGCCCGGCCACGTACCATGGCGACATGTCGTTCCTCCGCCGCCGCAGCGCCACGCCCGCCGGGCCCGACTTCGACGTACTGGCCATGGACCCGGGCGACTGGCCCGGCAATCTGGGCGCCGGGCTGCTGCCCGCCCCCGACGGCAGCTGCCAGGGCGTCTTCCTGCGCTACGACCTCTTCGGCGGCCGCGGCCCCGCGATGATCATCGGCAATCTGCCCGAGGGCTCCCCGGCCCGCGAGGTCGACGAGGGCGAGATCCCGTTCGAGGTCGCGCAACTGCTGCTGGCCCTGGAGAACGACGAGGAGGTCACCGTCGTCGGCAGCGAGGACGTGCCCGTGATGCAGGGCGACAACCTCCTGATCGTGCGCCGTCTGAAGCTCTCCGAGAGCCGGATCTCCTGCGTACAGTTCGACCGCAGTGACAACGTCCTGGTCACTATCGCCGCGTGGGACCGCCCCATCACCGACGATCTGTACGCCCTCCTGAAGCCGCTGCCCGCGGAGCTCTTCCAGCAGGGCTGAGTCCTCCCACCTCAAAGCCCCCTCTTCGGGGTACCACACATATCGTCATGACCCTTGTCGCAGAGTCATCGGACCTCTAGCGTCCGGGGTCATGTCGCATGAGCCGCATGAGATCACTCGAAGGACCACGTTAAAGGCTGCGGTCAGCGGGGTCGGCGCACTGGCTCTGGGGGTCGGCACCACCGGAGCTGTCGCCGCTGATTCCTCCGATGTATCGAGGGAGTCGTCCGTGCTCTGGTACGCCACTCCCGCCGCCGACTGGGAGCGCGAGGCCCTGCCCATCGGCAATGGCGCACTCGGCGCCACCGTATTCGGCACCCTCGCCTCCGAACGGCTTCAGTTCAACGAGAAGACCCTCTGGACCGGCGGCCCCGGCTCCACCCAGGGCTACGACCACGGCAACTGGCGCGCACCCCGCCCCGACGCGATCACCGCCGTCCAGGACGACCTCGACGCGCGGACCACCCTCGCCCCCGAGTCGGTGGCCGACCGGCTCGGCCAGCCACGGATCGGCTACGGCGCCCACCAGACGTTCGGCGACCTCCACCTCGACCTGCCCGGTGCGCCGACGACGCCCCCGAAGGACTACCGCCGCGAACTCGACCTCGACAACGCCGTCGCCTCGGTCTCCTACACCCACCAAGGCGTCCGCCACCAAAGGGAGTTCTTCGCCTCCCACCCCGACGGCGCGATCGTGGGCCGGCTCGGCGCCGACCGCCCCGGCAACGTCAGCTTCACCCTGCGCCACACCTCGCCACGCGCCGACTTCACGACGACCGCGGCCGACGGAACCCTGACCGTGCGGGGCGCGCTCGCCGACAACGGACTGCGCTTCGAGGCACAGGTCCGGGTGCACAGCCGGGGCGGCACCGTCACGTCCGACGCCGACGGCACGATCACCGTGACCGGGGCCGACAGCGCATGGTTCGTGCTGGCCGCGGGCACGGACTACGCCGACACCTACCCCGACCACCGTGGCCCGGACCCGCACGCCGCCGTCGCCCGTGCCGTGCAGCAGGCGGGCGACCACTACGAGGCACTGCTCGTCCGGCACACCCGCGACCACCGAGCCCTGTTCCGCCGAGTCGCCCTCGACATCGGCCAGTCACTGTCGGCAGACGTGCCCACCGACGCGCTCCTGGCCGCGTACACCGGCGGCACGAGCGCCGCCGACCGCGCCCTGGAAGCCCTCTACTTCCAGTACGGCCGCTATCTGCTCATCGCCTCCTCACGCCCCGGCTCCCTGCCCGCCAACCTCCAGGGCGTCTGGAACAACAGCACCACACCCCCGTGGTCGGCGGACTACCACACCAACATCAACATGCAGATGAACTACTGGCCCGCCGAGGCCGCGAACCTCGCCGAGACGACGGCGCCGTACGACCGTTTCGTCGAGGCCCTGCGCGCGCCCGGACGCCGTACGGCCAAGGAGATGTTCGGCTCGCGCGGCTGGGTCGTGCACAACGAGACCAACCCGTACGGCTTCACCGGCGTGCACGACTGGGCCACCGCGTTCTGGTTCCCCGAGGCGGCGGCCTGGCTCACCCAACAGATGTACGAGCACTACAGATTCGGCGGCTCCACCGCCTACCTCCGCAGCACCGCGTACCCCGTGATGAAGGAGGCCGCCGAGTTCTGGCTGGACACCCTGTGCACCGACCCCCGCGACGGAACCCTCGTCGTCACTC
Above is a window of Streptomyces sp. DT2A-34 DNA encoding:
- a CDS encoding thiolase domain-containing protein encodes the protein MSKEPVAVVGVGQTKHVAARRDVSIAGLVREAAQRALRDAELSWADIDAVVIGKAPDFFEGVMMPELYLADALGAVGKPMLRVHTAGSVGGSTALVAANLVAARVHGTVLTLAFEKQSESNAMWGLSLPIPFQQPLLAGAGGFFAPHVRAYMRRSGAPDTVGSLVAYKDRRNALKNPYAHLHEHDITLEKVQASPMLWDPIRYSETCPSSDGACAMILTDRAGAARAPRPPAWMLGGAMRSEPTMFAGKDCVSPQAGKDCAADVYRQAGIADPRRDIDAVEMYVPFSWYEPMWLENLGFAAEGEGWKLTESRVTELDGDLPVNMSGGVLSTNPIGASGMIRFAEAALQVRGQAGDHQVDRARKVLGHAYGGGSQFFSMWLVGSEPPDA
- a CDS encoding thiolase domain-containing protein is translated as MTRHLPVRDIAVVAFAQTDHRRTSEELSEVEMLMPVLHEVLAQTGLKTADIGFTCSGSSDYLAGRAFSFTLALDGVGAWPPISESHVEMDGAWALYEAWTKLLTGDADTALVYSYGKSSPGPLRDVLTRQLDPYYVAPLWPDSVALAALQAQALIDAGATDEPALAAVAARSRTDATANSHAQLRGSVPQGEYVVRPLRTGDCPPIGDGAAAVILAAGERARELCARPAWIRGVDHRIEAHGLGVRDLTDSPSTRLAAEKAGAFERPVDTAELHAPFTSQEVVLRKALKLDDSVRVNPSGGALAANPVMAAGLIRIGEAAARIHRGESDRALAHATSGPCLQQNLVAVLEGDPR
- a CDS encoding sulfatase, with the translated sequence MSQEATDAVTRETEEAGTTEEVEEVEEVEEVEEVEAADASDARDAAETADETTARPSAEPPDSPSPGWFGWRRRYPRTARGVTVGTTVLAGVLLLFALLVPNRLERLNPEAFFRLPAEGILLAGLLLALPTRSRRLMAVASGALLGLLTVLKFVDMGFYQVLARPFDLVLDWILLDDAAEFVRESFGRTGQVLAVVGMCVLVVAVLVLMTLAMVRVTNLMVRHRAVAARTTLILGTAWITCVTLNIQITSVPLATKGNADLVNNRIEQVRAGLADGRVFEKQAAVDAFAKTPPDQLLTGLRGKDVLFTFIESYGRVAIDDPAMAPQIDAVLKEGTSSLKAAGFQSRSAWLKSPVTGAGSWLAHSTFLSGLWIKNQQRYRSLTTSDRATLNSYFRKTGAWRTVGVVPGVRRAWPEGKYFALDHIYDSEHLGYHGPYFSWTPVPDQFSLEAFQRLEHGKKDREPITAEIILASSHNPWSPIARMVDWDDLGDGSVFHQIKKEGTDPKEVWKDPERVRTEYRRAIEYSLHSLTEWVERYGTDDTVLVFLGDHQPVPTVTAGNTSKDVPVTIVARDQKVLDRIADWHWTDGLKPAENAPTWGMDKFRDRFLTAYGPQRD
- a CDS encoding Zn-ribbon domain-containing OB-fold protein, producing MPEVLKAPLVVEFPFTRSLGPVQSAFLTGLRERVVLGVRTSDGRTLVPPVEYDPVTAEEIRDLVEVAPTGTVTTWAWNHAPRRDQPLGTPFAWALVRLDGADTALLHALDAPGPDAVHTGMRVRVRWAEERTGAITDIACFEPYDDKGGRDDHGGDDSLAEPTGRTGEFEDPITGIVASARLDYTYSPGRAQTAYINALADRRNVGERCPSCRKVYVPPRGACPTCGVATSEQVEVGPRGTVTTFCIVNIKAKNLDIEVPYVYAHIALDGADLALHGRIGGIPYDQVRMGLRVEPVWAEGARYPDHYRPTGEPDADYDTYKELV
- a CDS encoding acyl-CoA synthetase, which encodes MEYNLADLFESVVDAVPGREALVHIDHPGTGAERRLTYAQLDAAANRIAHHLIDSGIRPGEHLGLHLYNGIEYLQTVLGCLKARIVPVNVNYRYVEEELVYLYRDADLVALVFEAEFTDRVAAALPRVEGLRHLVRVGEVAPGAAAAPVVPAVAFADAEAAGSPERGFPARSGDDQFIIYTGGTTGMPKGVMWRQEDLFFSGLGGGAPTGEPVKKPEELAERVAAGGDGITFFPTAPLMHGTSTLTAFIGFNFGQRVVIHRKFVPEEVLRTIEKEKVTSVSLVGDAMLRPLVDALSGPMKGTDCSSMFSVSSSGAIMSDTVRRQFQALVPNVMLLNNFGSSESGFNGTATEDSGPDRGFRIRVNSRTRVVDPATHEPVAAGEVGRIAQCGHVPLGYYNDPGKTAETFFEQDGERWVLLGDMATVDEEGVVTVLGRGSQCINTGGEKVYPEEVEQALKSHPDVYDVLVAGVPDPKWGHHVAAVVQLRAGAVRPSLTDIQTHCRSHLAGYKIPRQLVITDSIRRSPSGKADYRWARETAVAAVAAADGWIPGRSD
- a CDS encoding crotonase/enoyl-CoA hydratase family protein, whose translation is MGGTEHLTVRREGATLVLTLNRPEAKNALSLAMLVGLYDGWLEADADDSVRSIVFTGAGGSFCAGMDLKALAGKGMEGEQYRDRLKADPDLHWKAMLRHHRPRKPVIAAVEGYCVAGGTEMLQGTDIRVAGESATFGLFEVKRGLFPIGGSTVRLPRQIPRTHALEMLLTGRPYSAREAADIGLVGHVVPDGTALTRALEIAERINACGPLAVEAVKASVYETAELTETDGLAAELARGWPIFDTADAKEGARAFAEKRPPVYKRA